In Oryza sativa Japonica Group chromosome 3, ASM3414082v1, one DNA window encodes the following:
- the LOC4332473 gene encoding uncharacterized protein, with protein sequence MDTLLGSGRFLARRPPLALAPRCSRGSPEKGGGSDKGDTSSTDWDKAWSTFKKKGKKTLFSEFSPNKYVSWNPRRSEYPLSEEVDPIRRTERSNLMLWTSPKFTLVMAIVIVSTLLIYTIVVPPK encoded by the exons ATGGATACTCTGCTGGGCTCCGGGAGATTCTTGGCGCGGCGGCCCCCGCTCGCGCTCGCCCCTCGCTGCTCGCGAGGATCCCCGGAgaaaggcggcggcagcgacaaaG GTGACACATCATCCACTGACTGGGACAAAGCTTGGTCTACATTTAAGAAGAAAGGGAAGAAGACCCTATTTTCGGAGTTCTCACCAAACAAGTATGTGAGCTGGAACCCACGACGCAGCGAGTATCCATTATCAGAAGAGGTTGATCCAATCAGAAGAACGGAGAGGTCTAACCTAATGTTGTGGACAAGTCCGAAATTTACCTTGGTAATGGCGATTGTCATCGTCTCGACATTGCTAATCTATACAATAGTTGTTCCACCCAAGTAA